Proteins from a genomic interval of Acanthochromis polyacanthus isolate Apoly-LR-REF ecotype Palm Island chromosome 24, KAUST_Apoly_ChrSc, whole genome shotgun sequence:
- the LOC127532615 gene encoding myelin-oligodendrocyte glycoprotein-like: MSAGTSEFFCLISLLVCSCTAQEKITAEPGQDVILPCKASNINDINDITAAEWIRPVLDPEYVLLYRDGRFDPHNQHPYYKNRVDLQNKEMKDGDFYLILKKVTMNDTGIYVCRVSQKGKTEPFSNIYLEVRPPDHSRAIVGLAVGLPLGVLVCLLLAAAVFLYRQYRKMTEALAKTIVQGDLEASVTIEEVNLMKNYISLQNKSSEEIELEGCRLEVQRNNREPDIYHLRRQ; encoded by the exons ATGTCTGCTggaacatctgagttcttctgTCTGATCTCTTTACTGGTCTGTTCCTGTACAG CTCAGGAAAAAATCACAGCTGAACCTGGACAGGATGTCATTTTACCGTGTAAAGCTTCCAACATCAACGACATCAACGACATCACAGCTGCAGAGTGGATAAGACCTGTACTGGATCCAGAATATGTTCTCTTGTACCGGGATGGACGCTTTGATCCACACAACCAGCATCCATATTATAAGAACCGTGTGGATCTGCAGAACAAAGAGATGAAGGATGGAGACTTTTATCTGATTCTGAAGAAAGTGACGATGAACGACACTGGGATATATGTGTGTCGTGTTTCTCAGAAAGGAAAGACTGAACCCTTCAGCAACATCTACCTGGAAGTTCGTCCACCAG aTCATTCCAGGGCCATAGTCGGTTTGGCTGTTGGTTTGCCTCTTGGTGTGTTGGTCTGCCTCCTGTTAGCTGCAGCAGTTTTTCTTTACAGACAATACA gAAAAATGACGGAGGCTTTGGCAAAGACAATTGTACAA GGGGACCTGGAAGCATCCGTAACTATAGAAGAAGTCAACCTAATGAAGAACTACATCAGTCTCCAGAACAAATCCTCTGAG GAGATAGAACTGGAAGGCTGCAGGTTAGAAGTACAGAGAAACAACAGAGAACCAGACATATACCATTTGAGAAGGCAGTAA